One window of Bacillota bacterium genomic DNA carries:
- a CDS encoding dimethyl sulfoxide reductase anchor subunit, translated as MAGTWVTGSPETREAPLMLFTLTTQLGLGFLPVAVFMQGSDATATGRPVLNHAAPSALLIGLALGLVAFGLLASVLHLARPWRSPLALCNLRRSWLSREVLLTSAAAGGLLLAALAPQAPSGGSAVSTVVVAADLVALALAAAAVYSQARCYRVLGRPAWRRSPTLERFLTVGLGVGPLLAAAVAGLAAGGGRAHAAAVFAYALYLSTLALQWERGRRQGWVPRQEVAIGHLFALLAGLAALALGGLGMPGAAWVLLLAAAAATAAATVDRWHFYFRESVRARALPPLSRRAVSADPRGAGLLCRGLDRD; from the coding sequence ATGGCCGGGACATGGGTCACGGGATCGCCCGAGACCCGCGAGGCGCCACTCATGCTCTTCACCCTGACCACCCAGTTGGGGCTCGGCTTCCTGCCGGTGGCGGTCTTCATGCAAGGGTCGGACGCCACCGCGACCGGCCGCCCCGTCCTGAACCACGCCGCCCCTTCGGCTCTCCTGATCGGTCTGGCGCTCGGACTGGTGGCCTTCGGCCTCCTCGCCTCCGTGCTCCACCTGGCGCGGCCGTGGCGAAGCCCCCTGGCGCTCTGCAACCTGCGGCGCTCCTGGCTCAGCCGCGAGGTCCTCCTCACCAGCGCGGCCGCGGGCGGTCTGCTGCTGGCGGCTCTCGCCCCACAAGCTCCTTCCGGGGGCTCCGCGGTGTCTACGGTGGTTGTCGCCGCCGATCTGGTCGCGCTCGCTCTGGCGGCAGCGGCGGTCTACAGCCAGGCCCGGTGTTACCGGGTCTTGGGGCGACCGGCCTGGAGGCGGAGCCCGACGTTGGAGCGCTTCCTGACGGTCGGACTGGGGGTGGGGCCCCTGCTGGCGGCCGCGGTCGCCGGCCTGGCGGCGGGAGGTGGCCGGGCCCACGCGGCTGCGGTCTTCGCCTATGCGCTCTACCTGTCCACCCTCGCGCTCCAGTGGGAGCGCGGCCGGCGGCAGGGTTGGGTTCCGCGGCAGGAGGTGGCGATCGGTCATCTCTTCGCCCTGCTGGCCGGCCTGGCGGCGCTGGCCCTGGGCGGGCTGGGGATGCCGGGCGCCGCCTGGGTCTTGCTGCTGGCCGCCGCCGCTGCCACGGCCGCGGCCACCGTGGACCGCTGGCACTTCTATTTCCGGGAGTCGGTGAGGGCTCGGGCGCTCCCGCCGCTCTCCCGCCGTGCCGTCTCCGCCGATCCCCGCGGAGCCGGCCTGCTCTGCCGCGGACTGGATCGCGACTGA
- the fabG gene encoding 3-oxoacyl-ACP reductase FabG codes for MTGGSRGLGLAIARGLAAAGARVLVSARRREWLEPAVEEARREGLEVEGFLGDVSDAGQARAMVARALERFGRLDVLVNNAGRSWGAPLESMPPEKWREVLEVNLTGPFLLCQAAAEALKASGRGRVINVASVAGLVGAPASVLEASGYTASKGGLIALTRDLAVKWAASGVTVNAIAPGFIPTRLAEGNIELHREAILRAIPMGRLGREEDVVGAVLFFASDAAAYVTGQVLAIDGGMTAQ; via the coding sequence GTGACCGGGGGGTCGCGCGGCCTGGGGCTGGCCATCGCGCGCGGGCTGGCGGCGGCGGGGGCGCGGGTGCTGGTCAGCGCGCGGCGCCGGGAGTGGCTGGAGCCCGCGGTGGAGGAGGCGCGGCGGGAGGGGCTCGAGGTGGAGGGCTTCCTGGGGGACGTGAGCGACGCCGGGCAGGCGCGGGCGATGGTGGCGCGGGCGCTCGAGCGCTTCGGGCGCCTCGACGTCCTCGTCAACAACGCCGGCCGCTCCTGGGGCGCCCCGCTGGAGAGCATGCCGCCGGAGAAGTGGCGCGAGGTGCTGGAGGTCAACCTGACCGGGCCCTTCCTCCTCTGCCAGGCGGCGGCGGAGGCGCTGAAGGCCTCGGGCCGCGGGCGGGTGATCAACGTCGCCTCGGTGGCGGGGCTGGTGGGCGCCCCGGCCTCGGTGCTGGAGGCGAGCGGCTACACGGCCTCCAAGGGCGGGCTGATCGCGCTGACGCGCGACCTGGCGGTCAAGTGGGCGGCCTCGGGCGTGACGGTCAACGCCATCGCGCCGGGATTCATCCCGACGCGGCTGGCCGAGGGCAACATCGAGCTCCACCGCGAGGCGATCCTCCGCGCCATCCCCATGGGCCGGCTGGGGCGCGAGGAGGACGTGGTGGGCGCGGTCCTCTTCTTCGCCTCGGACGCGGCCGCCTACGTGACCGGCCAGGTGCTGGCCATCGACGGGGGGATGACGGCGCAGTAG